From a region of the Mustelus asterias unplaced genomic scaffold, sMusAst1.hap1.1 HAP1_SCAFFOLD_751, whole genome shotgun sequence genome:
- the LOC144487348 gene encoding uncharacterized protein LOC144487348 — MMAWKCGDCGKGFDFPSQLETHRRSHTGEKPFTCSRCGKGFATSSQLLKHQRIHTGERPFTCSVCGKGFNQSSNLAVHQRIHTEERPFTCSVCGKGFNQSSKLALHERIHTGEKPFTCSQCGKGFTHSANLLKHQRVHTGERPFTCSQCGKGFTHSSHLRKHQRIHTGERPFTCSVCGKGFKQSSTLINHEQVHTGERPFTCSQCGKGFITSSRLLRHQRIHK, encoded by the coding sequence ATGAtggcatggaaatgtggggactgtgggaagggattcgattttccatcacagctggaaactcatcgacgcagccacactggggagaagccattcacctgctcccggtgtgggaagggattcgctacctcatcccagctgctgaaacaccaacgaattcacactggagagagaccgttcacctgctctgtgtgtgggaagggattcaatcagtcatccaacctagcagtacaccagcgaattcacactgaggagaggccattcacctgctctgtgtgtgggaagggattcaatcaatcATCCAAACTAGCATTAcacgagcgaattcacactggggagaagccgttcacctgctctcagtgtgggaagggattcactcactcagccaatctgctgaaacaccagcgagttcacactggggagagaccattcacctgctcccagtgtgggaagggatttactcactcaTCTCACCTTCGgaaacaccagcggattcacactggggagaggccgttcacctgctctgtgtgtgggaaaggattcaagcaGTCATCCACGCTGATAAATCATGAACAGGTTcatactggggaaaggccgttcacttgttcccagtgtgggaagggattcattacctcatccaggctgctgagacaccagcgaattcacaagtaa
- the LOC144487351 gene encoding uncharacterized protein LOC144487351, translated as MEKPWKCGDCGKGFISPSQLEIHQRSHTGERPFTCFVCGKRFTHLPNLQRHQRVHTGERPFRCSDCGKGFAHLSSLCAHKVTHTQERPFKCSDCGSRFKSSGELVSHQRIHTEERPFSCSHCTKRFKMSSKLRIHQRIHTGERPFTCSVCEKEFTHLSSLRAHKVTHSNERPFKCSNCGNSFKLAGDLKSHQRIHTGEKPFTCSVCGKGFIHSSHLLRHKFTHTNVRPFKCSDCGSGFKSSRELIIHQRIHTEERPFSCSVCTKRFRMSYNLRKHQAVPVT; from the exons atggagaaaccgtggaaatgtggagactgtgggaagggattcatatccccatctcagctggaaattcatcaacgcagtcacactggggagaggccattcacctgctttgtgtgtgggaagcgattcactcacttacctaatctgcagagacaccaacgagttcacacaggggagaggccattcaggtgctctgactgtgggaagggattcgctcatttatccagcctatgtgcacacaaagtcactcacacccaggagagaccctttaaatgctctgactgtgggagcagattcaaaagctctggtgaactggtatcccaccagcgcattcacactgaggagagaccgttcagctgctctcactgcacaaagaggtttaaaatGTCATCCAAACTGCGGatacaccaacgaattcacactggggagagaccatttacctgctctgtgtgtgagaaggaattcactcatttatccagTCTGCGcgcacacaaagtcactcacagcaatgagagaccctttaaatgctccaaCTGTGGGAACAGCTTCAAACTCGCTGGAGATCTGAAGTCCCaccagcgca ttcacaccggggagaaaccgttcacctgctctgtgtgtgggaagggattcattcattcatcccacctgctgagacacaagttcactcacaccaatgtgagaccctttaaatgttctgactgtgggagtggcttcaaaagctctcgggaactgataatccaccagcgcattcacactgaggagagaccgttcagctgctctgtctgcacaaagagatttagaatgtcatacaacctgcggaaacaccaggca gttccagtgacttaa